The proteins below come from a single Deltaproteobacteria bacterium genomic window:
- the ispG gene encoding flavodoxin-dependent (E)-4-hydroxy-3-methylbut-2-enyl-diphosphate synthase, whose amino-acid sequence MTRREQTRRLCLGNVDIGGGAPVVVQSMTKTDTRDVEATCAQIERLAEAGCEVVRVAVPDEEAALALSRIRSKSSLPLVADIHFDPRLALMALDQGVNGLRLNPGNIGGRAEVRKIAVEAKARGVPIRVGVNAGSLDKDLLEKYGRPCPEAMVESARREIALLEDAGFDMIKVSVKSSDVLDTIAAYRLMARETDYPLHLGVTETGTLIAGTVKSALGLGLLLSEGIGDTIRVSLTRDPADEVRVAYEILRALNLRHRGPEIISCPICGRCEIDLFSLVEEVEKRLSGLATPIKVAVMGCVVNGPGEARSAQVGVAGGRGQGILFKNGKLVSKVPEEKLADVLVGEVLRLVNEENKQVEKV is encoded by the coding sequence TTGACCAGGCGCGAACAGACCAGAAGGCTTTGCCTTGGAAACGTGGACATTGGCGGCGGCGCTCCGGTGGTGGTGCAGTCCATGACCAAAACCGACACCCGGGATGTGGAGGCCACCTGCGCCCAGATCGAGCGTTTGGCTGAAGCCGGATGCGAGGTGGTCCGCGTGGCCGTGCCTGACGAGGAGGCCGCCTTGGCCTTGAGCCGGATCAGGTCGAAATCAAGTCTGCCTCTGGTGGCGGACATTCATTTTGATCCCCGGCTGGCTCTGATGGCCCTGGACCAGGGTGTAAACGGGCTGAGGCTCAACCCGGGCAACATCGGCGGCCGGGCCGAGGTTAGAAAGATCGCGGTCGAGGCCAAGGCCAGGGGCGTGCCCATTCGCGTCGGGGTCAATGCCGGTTCCCTGGACAAAGACCTGCTTGAAAAATACGGTCGGCCTTGTCCAGAGGCCATGGTTGAGAGCGCCCGGCGGGAGATCGCCCTGCTGGAAGACGCGGGTTTCGATATGATCAAGGTCTCGGTCAAGTCTTCCGATGTGCTGGATACTATCGCTGCTTACCGGCTCATGGCCCGGGAGACCGATTACCCTCTCCATCTGGGAGTCACCGAGACCGGGACCCTGATCGCCGGAACCGTCAAGTCCGCTCTGGGCCTCGGTCTTCTCCTGTCCGAAGGCATCGGGGACACGATTCGCGTTTCCCTGACCCGCGACCCGGCGGACGAGGTCCGTGTGGCCTATGAAATCCTGCGCGCCCTGAATTTGCGCCACCGCGGCCCGGAGATAATCTCATGCCCGATCTGCGGCCGATGTGAGATTGATCTCTTCAGTCTGGTGGAAGAAGTGGAAAAAAGGCTGTCAGGCCTGGCGACCCCGATCAAGGTTGCGGTCATGGGCTGTGTGGTCAATGGTCCGGGGGAGGCGCGATCGGCCCAGGTCGGTGTGGCCGGAGGCCGCGGCCAGGGTATCCTCTTTAAAAACGGTAAACTGGTGTCCAAGGTCCCTGAAGAAAAACTGGCCGACGTGCTGGTGGGTGAGGTCCTGCGGCTGGTAAATGAAGAAAACAAGCAGGTTGAGAAAGTCTGA
- a CDS encoding transcription termination factor Rho translates to MAKKERMNKKDKPLEKMTAKELRELGLTIPELTGVHGMNKAELITAIKEVRGIKEEKKEKGQDIRELKKKIKALKAEKEKAFELGQSKKNIEILRKKINRLKKKIRRAA, encoded by the coding sequence ATGGCAAAAAAAGAACGAATGAATAAAAAAGATAAACCCCTGGAGAAGATGACGGCCAAGGAACTGCGCGAGCTGGGGCTGACCATACCCGAACTGACCGGCGTGCACGGCATGAACAAGGCCGAACTGATTACCGCCATTAAAGAGGTTCGAGGCATCAAGGAGGAGAAAAAAGAAAAAGGGCAGGATATCCGGGAGCTGAAGAAGAAAATTAAAGCCCTTAAGGCCGAAAAAGAAAAGGCTTTCGAGCTGGGCCAAAGCAAAAAGAACATTGAAATACTGCGGAAAAAAATTAACCGGCTCAAGAAAAAAATTCGTCGAGCCGCATAA
- a CDS encoding nodulation protein NfeD, translating into MRLLQIRSVGFRGLIALLWIALAAAGVLYAQESSNQGPVYVIRLEGVISPATTGFLTSSIAKAREAGAHALLVELDTPGGLGESMRDMVKAIMNAPLPVIVYVSPAGAQAASAGVMITLAADVAAMAPGTNIGAAHPVSAEGKDIQGEMAKKVVNDMVALIQSIAKHRDRNIEWAEKAVRESVSASASEALKLGVIDLVAISRTDLLKKINGRQIKRAGLDLTLATAEVEVVRLEESLRDRILKTLANPNIAYILMMLGLAGLYFELSNPGAILPGVLGGLFIILALYAFQTLPVNYAGVLLIILGIIFFILELKVVSYGMLSLAGLASLTIGSLMLIKSPHDYLRVSLSVILPTVILIGGFFAVVASLVVKVHVRGLTITGPDGMIGLKGPVKEWETNKGKVLVHGEWWKAFGEENLKPGDEIEVVAVNNLNLEIRKISRAD; encoded by the coding sequence ATGAGACTTTTACAAATTAGATCAGTCGGTTTTCGGGGATTGATAGCCCTTTTATGGATCGCTCTGGCCGCGGCCGGTGTTCTTTATGCCCAGGAATCTTCGAATCAGGGGCCTGTCTATGTCATCCGCCTCGAAGGGGTCATCAGCCCTGCCACCACAGGCTTCCTGACCTCATCCATTGCCAAGGCCCGTGAGGCTGGCGCGCACGCCTTACTCGTCGAACTCGATACCCCCGGCGGCCTGGGAGAGTCCATGAGGGACATGGTCAAGGCCATCATGAACGCCCCGCTGCCCGTGATCGTTTATGTTTCTCCAGCCGGGGCCCAGGCGGCCTCGGCCGGCGTCATGATCACCCTGGCCGCGGATGTGGCGGCCATGGCGCCTGGGACGAACATCGGAGCGGCTCATCCGGTGAGCGCTGAAGGCAAGGATATCCAGGGCGAGATGGCCAAGAAGGTGGTTAACGACATGGTGGCCCTGATCCAGAGCATTGCCAAGCACAGGGACCGCAACATCGAATGGGCCGAAAAGGCCGTGCGTGAGAGTGTGTCCGCCTCGGCTTCCGAGGCCCTCAAGCTCGGGGTTATAGACCTGGTGGCCATAAGCCGGACCGATCTGCTGAAAAAGATTAACGGCCGCCAGATCAAGCGGGCGGGGCTGGACCTGACACTTGCCACGGCTGAGGTCGAGGTGGTCCGTCTGGAGGAGAGTCTGCGGGACCGAATTCTAAAGACCCTGGCCAACCCGAACATCGCCTATATCTTGATGATGTTAGGCCTGGCCGGTTTGTACTTTGAGCTGTCCAATCCCGGGGCCATTTTGCCCGGCGTCCTGGGCGGCCTGTTTATCATCCTGGCCCTTTACGCCTTTCAAACCCTGCCCGTTAATTATGCCGGGGTTTTACTCATTATCCTGGGCATCATCTTCTTTATCCTGGAACTCAAAGTCGTCTCCTACGGCATGCTGAGCCTGGCAGGCCTGGCCAGCCTTACCATAGGCTCCCTCATGCTCATCAAAAGCCCGCATGATTACCTGCGCGTCTCTTTGAGCGTCATTCTCCCTACGGTAATCCTTATCGGAGGCTTTTTCGCAGTCGTGGCGTCCCTGGTCGTCAAGGTCCATGTCAGGGGGTTAACCATAACCGGTCCCGACGGCATGATCGGACTTAAAGGTCCGGTCAAGGAGTGGGAGACCAATAAAGGCAAGGTTTTGGTTCACGGGGAGTGGTGGAAGGCCTTTGGAGAGGAAAATCTTAAACCAGGAGATGAAATCGAGGTGGTTGCGGTGAACAACCTCAACCTCGAAATCAGGAAAATCAGTCGCGCCGATTAA
- a CDS encoding slipin family protein: protein MYFAIVIIVLVVLFLSSAIRIVKQYERGVIFRLGRVLPKAKGPGLIILIPVIDKMTRVTLRLVAMDVPPQDVITRDNVSIKVNAVVYFRVMEPIKAIIEVEDYLYATSQLSQTSLRSVCGQAELDELLSERERINTKLQEYLDEHTDPWGIKVANVEVKHIDLPADMQRAMAKQAEAERERRAKVINALGESQAATKLAEAATTIRDHPIALQLRFLQTVREISSEGNTTTIFPVPIDLFRPFLKLTEALEAQEESKENEEESED from the coding sequence ATGTATTTCGCGATCGTTATTATCGTCCTTGTCGTACTTTTTCTTTCTTCGGCAATACGCATCGTCAAGCAGTATGAACGAGGGGTTATCTTTCGACTGGGCAGGGTCCTGCCCAAAGCCAAGGGGCCGGGCCTGATTATCCTGATTCCGGTTATTGATAAGATGACGCGCGTCACCCTGCGCCTGGTGGCCATGGACGTTCCGCCTCAGGACGTCATTACCCGGGACAACGTTTCGATCAAGGTGAACGCCGTGGTTTACTTCCGGGTCATGGAGCCGATCAAGGCCATTATCGAGGTGGAAGATTATCTCTACGCCACCTCCCAGCTTTCTCAAACGTCTCTCAGAAGCGTCTGCGGTCAGGCCGAACTGGACGAGCTTCTCAGCGAGAGAGAGCGGATCAACACCAAGCTCCAGGAGTATCTCGACGAGCACACCGATCCCTGGGGCATCAAGGTCGCAAACGTCGAGGTCAAGCATATTGATCTGCCTGCGGATATGCAGCGGGCCATGGCCAAGCAGGCTGAGGCCGAGAGGGAGCGCCGGGCCAAGGTTATCAATGCCCTTGGTGAGTCCCAGGCCGCCACCAAGCTGGCTGAGGCAGCCACCACCATCCGGGATCACCCCATAGCCCTGCAGCTCAGGTTCCTGCAAACCGTGCGGGAGATCTCTTCGGAAGGCAACACCACCACCATTTTCCCGGTGCCGATTGACCTCTTCAGGCCTTTTCTGAAATTAACTGAAGCGCTTGAGGCACAGGAGGAATCAAAAGAAAACGAAGAAGAATCCGAGGACTAG
- a CDS encoding ABC transporter ATP-binding protein, giving the protein MPSQPFLKIEDLTTVFETRAGLVKAVDRVSLELAEGQTLGLVGESGCGKSVTALSIMRLVPHPPGRIESGRILFGSQDLLKLSEEEMRRLRGNDISMIFQEPMTSLNPVLTVGDQIGEVFRLHQGMNRSEALAASVEILQQVGIPSPEKRIREYPHHLSGGMRQRVMIAMALACRPQVMIADEPTTALDVTIQAQILALMNQLKEEIKTTILLITHNLGVVAEMADRVAVMYTGRIVEYAPMDELFEHTAHPYTLGLLHSLPPAAAEAPQDRLETITGIVPSLLDLPSGCKFRDRCPDVFELCAVEEPPLYQLGREHFVRCFRYRHTA; this is encoded by the coding sequence ATGCCTTCACAGCCTTTTCTCAAGATTGAAGACCTGACGACCGTGTTTGAGACCCGCGCCGGGCTGGTCAAGGCCGTGGACCGAGTCTCGCTGGAGCTTGCCGAGGGCCAGACCCTCGGGCTGGTGGGCGAGTCAGGCTGCGGCAAGAGCGTCACCGCTCTCTCCATCATGCGCCTGGTGCCTCACCCGCCTGGCCGCATCGAATCGGGCCGGATTCTGTTTGGCAGTCAAGACCTGCTTAAGCTTTCCGAAGAGGAGATGCGCCGCCTCCGAGGCAATGATATCTCCATGATCTTCCAGGAGCCCATGACCTCCCTCAACCCGGTCCTGACCGTGGGCGACCAGATCGGGGAGGTCTTCAGGCTGCATCAAGGCATGAACAGGTCTGAGGCCCTGGCTGCTTCGGTGGAGATACTTCAGCAGGTCGGCATCCCGTCGCCTGAGAAGCGCATCCGGGAGTATCCTCACCACTTAAGCGGAGGCATGCGCCAGCGGGTCATGATTGCCATGGCCCTGGCCTGCCGGCCACAGGTGATGATAGCCGACGAGCCGACCACGGCCCTGGACGTTACCATCCAGGCGCAGATCCTGGCGCTCATGAATCAGCTCAAGGAGGAGATAAAAACCACCATTCTCTTAATCACGCACAACCTGGGCGTGGTGGCGGAGATGGCGGACCGGGTCGCGGTCATGTATACCGGCCGCATCGTGGAATACGCCCCCATGGATGAGCTGTTCGAGCACACCGCGCACCCCTATACCCTGGGCCTGCTCCATTCCCTGCCTCCAGCGGCCGCTGAGGCGCCTCAGGACCGGCTGGAAACCATCACTGGCATTGTGCCTTCGCTCCTTGACCTGCCTTCGGGCTGCAAATTCCGGGACCGCTGCCCGGATGTCTTTGAACTCTGTGCGGTTGAAGAGCCGCCTTTATACCAGCTTGGCCGGGAACATTTTGTCCGCTGCTTCAGGTACAGGCATACGGCATGA
- a CDS encoding ferredoxin:thioredoxin reductase, protein MTAVEKLYQSLKKIQEPKGYFFNADRERVFELLEALLTNRERYGYMCCPCRLASGDRQKDADIICPCLYREPDVADYGSCYCNLYVSKEWNEGTVPHVYIPERRPPDKVPF, encoded by the coding sequence ATGACTGCGGTCGAAAAGCTCTACCAAAGCCTGAAAAAGATCCAGGAGCCCAAAGGATATTTTTTTAATGCAGACCGGGAAAGGGTCTTTGAACTGCTGGAAGCGCTTTTGACCAACAGGGAAAGATACGGCTACATGTGCTGCCCCTGTCGGCTGGCTTCCGGGGACCGCCAGAAGGACGCGGATATCATCTGTCCTTGCCTCTATCGCGAGCCGGACGTGGCAGACTACGGGAGCTGCTACTGCAATCTTTACGTTTCAAAGGAATGGAACGAAGGGACGGTCCCTCACGTCTATATCCCGGAAAGGCGGCCGCCGGACAAGGTCCCTTTTTAG
- a CDS encoding proline--tRNA ligase gives MRSSRLFLPTLKEDPAEAEVVSHRLLIRAGLIRKLATGIFSYLPLGLLALRKFENIVRQEMFRAGAQEILLPFVQPAEIWKESGRWNHYGKLLLRFKDRHANEYCLGPTHEEVITDLVRREVRSYRDLPLTLFQIQTKFRDEIRPRFGLMRGREFGMKDAYSFDIDEAGAEQSYRAMFEAYGRIFRRCGLRFSAVEADSGDIGGSYSYEFMVLADTGEDALVNCLSCGYAANTEKAELAPPPQADISPNAPMSKKVLTRDMRTVEEVTSFLKKEPKDLIKTLIYKSEDGSPVAALVRGDHELNEVKLRNTLHDPTLEMADAALIQTLTGAPVGFSGPVSLKARLLADYAIKGMSQAVVGANEEDYHLTGVVPGRDFMVDEYHDLRLARAQDPCPRCGAELELKRGIEVGHVFKLGVKYSKAMNATFLDPQGRSALIVMGCYGIGIGRTVAAAIEQNHDEHGIIWPMPLAPYEAIILPLQIQDEEVRQAAEDLYQALQDLGVETLLDDRNERAGVKFNDADLVGIPLRLAVSRRTLARKEVEFKQRAGSEIQFLKLSEAPLKIKEIRDRLLADTGGE, from the coding sequence ATGCGAAGTTCGAGATTGTTTTTACCCACACTCAAGGAAGACCCGGCTGAAGCCGAAGTGGTAAGCCACCGGCTTCTGATCCGGGCCGGGCTCATCAGAAAACTGGCCACCGGTATTTTTTCTTATCTCCCCCTGGGTCTTTTAGCCCTGCGCAAGTTTGAAAATATCGTGCGGCAGGAGATGTTTCGGGCCGGTGCTCAGGAAATCCTTCTGCCATTCGTTCAGCCGGCCGAGATCTGGAAGGAGTCAGGCCGGTGGAACCATTATGGTAAGCTGCTCCTGCGCTTCAAGGACCGGCATGCCAATGAATACTGCCTGGGACCGACGCATGAAGAGGTCATCACTGACCTGGTCCGGCGAGAGGTCCGCTCCTATCGAGACCTTCCCCTGACTCTCTTTCAAATTCAAACCAAGTTCAGGGATGAAATCCGGCCCCGGTTCGGCCTGATGCGGGGCCGGGAGTTCGGCATGAAGGACGCCTATAGTTTTGACATTGATGAAGCCGGGGCCGAGCAAAGCTACCGGGCCATGTTCGAGGCCTATGGCCGGATTTTTAGACGCTGCGGCCTCCGCTTTTCCGCGGTTGAGGCTGACAGCGGCGACATCGGCGGGAGCTACTCCTATGAATTCATGGTCCTGGCAGATACCGGCGAGGACGCACTGGTCAACTGTCTGTCCTGCGGGTATGCCGCGAATACGGAAAAAGCGGAACTGGCGCCCCCGCCGCAGGCAGATATTTCTCCAAACGCCCCTATGTCCAAAAAGGTTCTGACCCGGGACATGCGTACCGTGGAAGAGGTGACCAGTTTCCTGAAGAAGGAGCCGAAAGACCTCATTAAAACGCTTATCTATAAGTCTGAAGACGGTTCACCCGTGGCGGCTTTGGTGCGGGGGGACCACGAGCTCAACGAGGTTAAGCTCAGGAATACCCTGCACGACCCTACCTTGGAAATGGCTGATGCAGCCTTGATCCAGACATTGACCGGAGCACCGGTGGGCTTCAGCGGGCCAGTCAGCCTCAAGGCGCGCCTCCTGGCCGATTACGCCATCAAAGGCATGAGCCAGGCCGTGGTCGGGGCCAATGAAGAGGACTACCACCTTACCGGCGTTGTGCCCGGTCGCGACTTCATGGTGGACGAATACCATGACCTGCGCCTGGCCCGGGCTCAAGACCCCTGTCCGCGATGCGGGGCTGAACTGGAGCTCAAACGCGGCATTGAGGTCGGACACGTCTTCAAACTGGGCGTAAAATATTCCAAGGCCATGAACGCCACCTTTCTCGATCCTCAAGGCCGGAGCGCGCTGATCGTCATGGGCTGCTATGGCATCGGCATCGGCCGGACCGTCGCCGCAGCCATCGAACAAAACCATGACGAGCATGGCATCATCTGGCCCATGCCTCTGGCGCCCTATGAGGCTATCATCCTGCCGCTTCAGATTCAGGATGAAGAAGTGCGCCAGGCCGCGGAAGACCTTTACCAGGCCTTGCAGGACCTGGGGGTCGAAACCCTGCTCGACGACCGGAACGAGCGGGCGGGCGTTAAATTCAATGACGCCGATCTGGTGGGAATCCCGCTGCGCCTGGCTGTCAGCCGTCGGACCCTCGCCCGCAAAGAGGTCGAGTTCAAGCAACGCGCCGGAAGCGAGATTCAATTTTTAAAATTGAGCGAAGCGCCCCTGAAGATAAAGGAAATTCGAGACCGCCTTCTGGCTGATACGGGAGGTGAATAA
- a CDS encoding ATP-binding cassette domain-containing protein, whose product MTPLLKLLDLKKNFKVKASAFRGGQETLTAVNRVSLAIQPGECLGLVGESGCGKSTLARLIVRLERPSSGKIIFDGQDLSHMTHQEEMKFRRRVQMIFQDPYSSLNPRKTIGSIIGESWRIHGLGNRRQRREKVLELMQEVGLRPEYYGRYPHEFSGGQRQRVGIARALSLSPDLIVADEPVSALDVSIQAQVVNLLKDLQDRFNLTYVFIAHNLSLVRHVSDRIAVMYLGRLVEVIPRERFGQVQHHPYTLALLASEPVPKPGARKKTQPLTGDVPSPIHPPSGCFFHPRCAEQVAVCQADFPVLREISPGHLMSCHRR is encoded by the coding sequence ATGACGCCTCTGTTAAAACTCCTTGATTTGAAAAAGAACTTTAAGGTGAAGGCCTCTGCCTTCCGGGGCGGTCAAGAGACATTGACGGCCGTGAACCGGGTCAGCCTTGCGATTCAGCCTGGAGAGTGCCTGGGGCTGGTGGGTGAATCCGGGTGCGGGAAGAGCACCCTGGCTCGTTTAATCGTGCGCCTGGAAAGGCCTTCCAGCGGGAAGATCATCTTTGACGGGCAGGATCTCTCGCACATGACCCATCAGGAGGAAATGAAGTTTCGGCGGCGGGTGCAGATGATCTTCCAGGACCCTTATTCCTCGCTCAACCCCCGCAAAACCATCGGCAGTATTATCGGGGAGTCCTGGCGCATTCACGGTCTGGGAAACCGGAGGCAGCGGCGGGAAAAGGTGCTCGAGCTTATGCAGGAGGTGGGTTTGCGGCCGGAATACTACGGACGATATCCCCATGAATTTTCCGGAGGGCAGCGTCAGCGGGTGGGCATTGCCCGGGCCCTGTCCTTAAGCCCTGACCTGATCGTGGCTGACGAACCGGTCTCGGCCCTGGACGTCTCCATTCAGGCCCAGGTCGTCAATCTGCTCAAAGACCTACAGGACAGGTTCAACCTGACCTATGTCTTCATCGCCCATAATCTTTCCCTGGTGCGTCACGTCTCGGATCGTATCGCCGTGATGTATCTGGGCCGACTGGTGGAAGTGATTCCCAGAGAAAGATTTGGTCAGGTCCAGCACCACCCTTATACCCTGGCCCTGCTGGCATCGGAACCGGTGCCCAAACCGGGGGCCAGGAAAAAGACTCAGCCGCTTACGGGCGATGTTCCCAGCCCGATCCATCCGCCGTCCGGATGTTTCTTCCATCCCCGCTGTGCGGAGCAGGTGGCGGTCTGCCAGGCCGACTTCCCGGTCTTAAGAGAGATTTCCCCGGGTCACCTTATGTCCTGTCACCGGCGTTGA
- a CDS encoding glutaredoxin family protein, with protein sequence MPEKIRLYALSTCSHCKSAKKLLNDHGVEYDMVEVDLASGEEQKAILEEVKQCNSALTFPTIVIGEKVIIGFHEDKIKEALGI encoded by the coding sequence ATGCCCGAAAAAATAAGGCTGTATGCCCTCAGTACATGCAGCCATTGCAAGAGCGCCAAGAAGCTTTTGAACGACCACGGGGTCGAATACGATATGGTTGAGGTGGACCTGGCTTCCGGGGAGGAGCAAAAGGCGATCCTGGAAGAGGTAAAACAGTGTAATTCAGCACTTACCTTCCCGACCATCGTTATCGGCGAAAAAGTAATTATCGGATTTCACGAGGATAAAATAAAAGAGGCCTTAGGGATATGA
- the pilB gene encoding type IV-A pilus assembly ATPase PilB has translation MPEIVKKKSSFVGTIRDQTGDQALYKIGEILKKEGQITARQLDDAMAIHKKDGGFIGSILLKNGDIDENTIPNLLSRKYNYPIINIAEQEIDRKVVNLVPYELARKYFAFPVRLKDKSLLMAMTEPTNSGAVEDMTRHTKVTIRAGVADEKDLVEAYRKYYKIDDAEYQSFFEQTSAEEDDEQMSITDVENFGDLVGEVADEFVSGDSSGADEVNGQFQASDAPIIKLVNGILIKAIKDGISDVHIEPFEKAFYVRYRLDGALFKTMNLPLEIKNAITARFKIISGLDITEKRVPQDGRIKMRLGPRKEVDFRVSSLPTLFGESIVLRILDKSGLNVDLTRMGLTQEDLAKFMRAIARPYGLVLVTGPTGSGKTTTLYSAMSILNKENVKILTAEDPVEFNFRGINQVNVNNEVGMTFAVALKSFLRQDPDICMIGEIRDIETGSIATEAAMTGHLVFSTLHTNDCAGTVTRLTDMGVPSFNVASSVTLITAQRLLRRICPKCKAPVTKMSANKLLEAGFDKSEFSSLHLYEGKGCPHCSGTGYKGRVGAFEVMEITEDIAQAISSEVPESQLRKIAIKEGMKTLRQDALIKVKQGIITLDQALEKTVLQKESLPAYLLNPDEQVFENNDIIIREGNADNNFYKLIQGCLEVVKGNEKIAEISEPDSYFGEMSALMGGKRTATIRSMGKSIVKVFPGDKLWETLENYPDISKQVITTLVRRLEDINQRVIELVDQKTEAERTLKAVAPRSPIGYQQPVPLERRGEADLADLEKEALEKKTAASSVSGAAVKSSPPPLETSGS, from the coding sequence ATGCCCGAGATCGTCAAGAAAAAATCAAGTTTCGTAGGGACCATTCGGGATCAAACCGGCGATCAAGCGCTATACAAGATCGGCGAAATCCTGAAGAAAGAAGGGCAGATTACGGCCCGGCAGCTGGATGACGCCATGGCCATCCATAAGAAAGACGGGGGCTTTATCGGCAGTATCCTCCTCAAGAACGGAGATATTGACGAAAACACCATCCCGAACCTGCTCTCCCGTAAATACAACTACCCCATCATCAATATCGCTGAACAGGAGATAGACCGCAAAGTCGTCAATCTGGTGCCGTATGAACTGGCCCGGAAATATTTCGCCTTCCCGGTGCGCCTGAAAGACAAATCCCTGCTGATGGCCATGACCGAACCGACAAATTCAGGGGCTGTGGAGGATATGACCAGGCATACGAAGGTCACCATCAGGGCTGGAGTCGCTGACGAAAAAGACCTTGTTGAAGCCTATCGTAAGTATTACAAGATTGACGACGCGGAGTATCAGTCCTTCTTCGAGCAGACCTCGGCCGAGGAAGATGACGAACAGATGAGCATCACGGATGTCGAGAACTTCGGCGACCTGGTGGGCGAGGTGGCCGATGAGTTCGTAAGCGGTGACAGCTCCGGGGCGGACGAGGTTAACGGCCAATTCCAGGCCTCGGACGCCCCCATCATCAAGCTGGTCAACGGTATTTTAATCAAGGCCATCAAGGACGGTATCTCGGACGTCCATATCGAGCCGTTTGAAAAGGCCTTTTATGTGCGCTACCGTCTTGATGGCGCTCTTTTTAAGACCATGAACCTGCCTCTTGAGATCAAGAACGCCATAACGGCGCGGTTCAAGATCATCTCCGGCCTGGATATCACCGAGAAGCGAGTCCCCCAGGACGGCCGGATCAAGATGAGGCTCGGCCCGCGCAAGGAAGTAGATTTTCGCGTCTCTTCCCTGCCCACTCTTTTTGGCGAGTCCATCGTTTTACGAATACTCGATAAAAGCGGCCTCAACGTTGACCTGACCAGAATGGGCCTGACCCAGGAAGACCTGGCCAAATTCATGAGGGCCATCGCCCGTCCTTACGGCCTAGTTCTGGTTACCGGGCCGACCGGTTCAGGCAAGACGACCACGCTTTACTCGGCCATGAGCATTTTAAATAAAGAGAACGTCAAGATTCTGACTGCTGAAGACCCGGTGGAGTTCAATTTCAGGGGTATCAATCAGGTCAACGTCAATAATGAAGTCGGCATGACCTTTGCCGTCGCCCTGAAGTCCTTTCTGCGCCAGGACCCGGATATCTGCATGATCGGTGAGATTCGAGACATTGAAACCGGTTCCATCGCGACCGAGGCGGCCATGACCGGCCACCTGGTGTTTTCAACGCTGCATACCAACGACTGCGCCGGAACGGTGACCCGCCTCACAGACATGGGCGTCCCCTCCTTCAATGTCGCCTCTTCGGTTACGCTGATCACGGCCCAGCGGCTCCTGAGGCGGATCTGCCCGAAGTGTAAGGCCCCGGTCACCAAAATGAGCGCCAACAAGCTTCTGGAGGCCGGTTTTGACAAATCGGAATTCTCCAGCCTGCACCTGTATGAAGGCAAAGGCTGCCCGCACTGCTCGGGCACCGGATATAAAGGCCGCGTCGGCGCGTTCGAGGTCATGGAGATCACGGAAGATATCGCACAGGCCATCTCTTCAGAGGTGCCGGAAAGCCAGCTCCGAAAGATCGCCATCAAGGAAGGCATGAAAACCCTGCGCCAGGACGCGCTGATCAAGGTCAAACAGGGCATCATTACCCTGGATCAGGCCCTGGAAAAAACCGTTCTGCAAAAGGAAAGCCTGCCCGCCTACCTGCTCAATCCGGACGAACAGGTATTTGAAAACAACGACATCATCATTCGAGAAGGCAACGCGGACAATAATTTCTATAAACTCATCCAGGGCTGCCTCGAAGTCGTTAAAGGCAATGAAAAAATCGCCGAAATCTCCGAACCTGACTCCTATTTCGGTGAAATGAGCGCCTTGATGGGCGGCAAACGAACCGCAACCATCCGCTCCATGGGCAAGAGTATCGTCAAGGTCTTTCCAGGCGATAAACTATGGGAAACCCTGGAAAATTACCCTGATATCAGCAAGCAGGTTATCACGACCCTGGTGCGGCGCCTGGAGGACATTAACCAGCGCGTCATTGAGCTGGTTGATCAAAAAACCGAGGCCGAACGCACCCTCAAGGCTGTTGCACCTCGCTCTCCAATTGGATACCAGCAACCCGTCCCGCTCGAAAGGCGCGGTGAGGCCGATCTAGCAGACCTGGAAAAAGAAGCCCTGGAAAAAAAGACCGCAGCCAGTTCCGTGAGTGGAGCCGCGGTGAAATCATCTCCCCCGCCCCTGGAGACGAGCGGGAGCTAG